The following proteins are encoded in a genomic region of Sulfurovum indicum:
- a CDS encoding DEAD/DEAH box helicase family protein translates to MPYQIKVNGQSPIEVDGSNISATDAKNVIENLMKEEKYASLIPLIQNNDKIKCTRLMGSNKKDSYLNKYLYLYEIFLSLFGVQSWQELKELYYRDEYGDISIDSIHKVDIDSDYLEKAIASVSSYEKELKKSYRDPSFSFTDYQIFAILFTELFLMQKEHGNKIFSFGYPANIDGIRVYSDEKVSKIIDTHSEEERMQLVAHLIGDLKSNGAPKGSFVAKYEKLLSIVNNENKTLQQALYEVFDILSISSYLQENNKLAYYMATGSGKTVILHTNILQAYKFFGKKSNFYLIVPTKELGKQHKKNLISFGFKESDIGFFEDEKSAKATVGKKVKEMMEASYPLKILTNSQLSAVNKQNIFFADKNIVFVDEGHKGEAKEEGWRKDRKSILGWGGFAFEYSATFSHAIKDNNKLLQEYSKAIIFDYAYQKFYTDGYGKQAEFEPKEIIKNDFDKELTDKESYKLFVKDIMAFLEQQLYFKDHKGKPNFEAYFFKKPLKLMICRRVDDANNESDVKKAITYIQNLSLIKQETLRYIKENLPYFSYISTMKPLEIYNAIFRFIFHAKSPAPIEIYELNSKELGIKVANAEEYFATVYVGEVSKIGISEVRKDPLQKSLIDTFFKSQDGDNPQINIVISARMLIEGWDTQRISSLSLFDFGKQEGSLIVQLFGRGVRLHGSQENRLKRSGEHPIMERFNIYGYDSKFLKTFINEAELSDISKDIMIEVYIDKNTDMLNKKLPIVKPKHSFSTLPYTYQYDKDITEELCSKMIKKYHLDKGDYSFSLLPLVDVKALYKTYIETTSYLNYHIPYADFCQTVVKIFGLNFRLKEKDQFKNVNSVEQMANRLVEYFFDSAYKLKKKQDELSTPMVEQLSEDDPNVNFEKYTISGTEERIANFIEHFEQNKGRFFISKQSYDRYGSYVIEGSIFSFLCDIHAYSPLLAEYGQLRISPDRLVESEQDFVHKVNKYLSDNDKNKSYQEIYLLRNQQKIGFNGYFPDFILWVIDRNNITHFVFIDPKGVSRLNVDSVWEKMLFSMEIKKVEKSIRKEYPNLRLHSFICATKSIDELSQDKVLSSFIGGKITTKFTGDTKQLSSQQLATALTLLNVLSIQDHDLIETIVTTVCKTEIDDSLKGFFEVIFPNQKTKLNEYWNDKKRRLKDCSNITGRLQSDAFYTYKYILKDEEASRKLCKQFATGVWKDAILDAGFELLNISFAGMLRPGLTLSKQALGFVQSKISN, encoded by the coding sequence ATGCCATATCAAATCAAAGTTAATGGTCAATCCCCTATTGAGGTTGATGGTTCAAATATAAGTGCCACAGATGCAAAGAATGTTATTGAAAATCTTATGAAAGAGGAAAAATATGCATCGCTGATCCCTCTTATACAGAACAATGACAAAATCAAGTGTACACGCCTTATGGGATCAAACAAAAAAGATTCTTACCTGAACAAGTATCTTTATCTGTATGAAATATTCTTGTCTCTATTTGGTGTTCAGTCGTGGCAGGAGCTTAAAGAATTATACTATAGGGATGAGTATGGGGATATATCGATAGACTCCATACATAAAGTTGATATAGACTCGGATTATCTGGAAAAAGCCATAGCATCTGTCTCTTCCTATGAAAAGGAATTAAAAAAATCATATCGTGATCCAAGTTTCTCCTTTACTGACTATCAAATCTTCGCAATTTTATTTACAGAGCTTTTTCTCATGCAAAAAGAACATGGGAATAAAATATTTTCATTTGGATACCCCGCCAATATTGATGGGATAAGAGTCTATTCCGATGAAAAGGTATCAAAAATCATTGATACACATAGCGAAGAAGAAAGAATGCAGCTTGTTGCACATCTGATAGGTGACTTAAAAAGTAATGGTGCTCCAAAAGGATCATTTGTTGCAAAGTATGAAAAACTTCTTTCTATTGTAAATAATGAAAATAAAACTCTTCAGCAGGCACTCTATGAAGTGTTTGACATTCTTTCAATTAGCTCATATCTACAGGAGAACAACAAACTCGCCTATTATATGGCTACAGGTAGTGGCAAAACTGTTATATTGCATACCAATATTTTGCAAGCATATAAATTCTTTGGGAAAAAATCAAACTTTTATCTTATTGTTCCTACTAAAGAATTGGGAAAACAACACAAAAAAAACCTTATTTCATTTGGCTTCAAAGAGTCAGATATTGGCTTTTTTGAAGATGAAAAAAGTGCTAAAGCTACTGTAGGGAAAAAAGTTAAGGAGATGATGGAGGCTTCCTATCCTTTAAAAATACTGACCAATTCCCAATTAAGTGCAGTCAATAAGCAGAATATTTTCTTCGCAGATAAAAATATTGTTTTTGTCGATGAGGGACACAAGGGAGAAGCAAAGGAAGAAGGCTGGAGAAAGGACAGGAAAAGTATTTTAGGATGGGGAGGATTCGCCTTTGAATACAGTGCAACTTTTTCACATGCAATAAAAGACAACAACAAGTTACTACAAGAGTATTCAAAGGCTATCATTTTTGACTATGCATATCAAAAATTTTATACAGATGGGTATGGAAAACAAGCTGAGTTTGAACCTAAAGAGATAATTAAAAATGACTTTGATAAGGAGTTGACGGATAAAGAGTCTTATAAGCTTTTTGTAAAGGATATAATGGCTTTTTTAGAGCAACAACTGTATTTCAAGGATCATAAAGGTAAACCAAATTTTGAAGCTTATTTTTTCAAGAAGCCTCTAAAGCTGATGATTTGCCGAAGGGTGGATGATGCCAACAATGAATCTGATGTTAAAAAAGCTATAACATATATCCAGAACCTTTCCTTGATAAAACAGGAGACACTTCGGTATATTAAGGAAAATCTTCCATATTTTTCATACATATCGACCATGAAACCGCTCGAAATCTATAATGCAATATTCCGTTTTATTTTTCATGCAAAATCTCCCGCACCAATTGAAATATATGAACTCAACAGTAAAGAGCTTGGTATCAAGGTAGCAAATGCTGAAGAGTATTTCGCAACAGTGTATGTTGGCGAAGTTTCAAAAATAGGAATTAGCGAAGTAAGGAAAGACCCTCTGCAAAAAAGTCTGATTGATACTTTTTTTAAATCACAAGATGGCGACAATCCACAAATCAATATTGTAATTTCTGCAAGAATGCTGATTGAGGGATGGGATACTCAGCGTATTTCCTCTCTATCGTTATTTGACTTTGGAAAACAAGAAGGTAGCCTTATTGTTCAATTATTTGGGCGAGGAGTAAGGCTTCATGGTTCACAGGAGAATAGACTCAAGCGATCAGGCGAGCATCCCATCATGGAGCGATTCAATATTTATGGATATGATTCTAAATTTTTAAAAACATTTATTAATGAGGCGGAACTTAGCGATATATCAAAAGACATAATGATTGAAGTTTATATTGATAAAAATACGGATATGCTAAACAAAAAGCTTCCTATAGTGAAACCAAAACATTCATTTTCGACGCTTCCTTATACCTATCAATATGACAAAGATATTACTGAAGAACTATGTTCTAAAATGATAAAAAAGTATCATCTTGATAAAGGTGACTATTCTTTCTCACTACTTCCTCTTGTTGATGTTAAGGCGCTATATAAAACTTACATCGAAACTACAAGCTACTTGAATTATCACATACCGTATGCAGACTTCTGTCAAACAGTTGTAAAAATTTTTGGATTAAATTTTAGGCTCAAAGAAAAAGATCAATTTAAAAATGTCAATTCTGTAGAGCAAATGGCAAATAGGCTGGTTGAATATTTCTTTGATAGCGCATATAAGCTAAAAAAGAAACAAGATGAACTCTCTACGCCAATGGTTGAACAATTGAGTGAAGACGACCCGAATGTAAACTTTGAGAAATATACTATTTCTGGAACAGAGGAAAGAATAGCAAACTTTATAGAACATTTTGAACAAAATAAAGGTCGTTTTTTTATATCCAAACAAAGTTATGATAGATATGGTTCATATGTTATTGAAGGTAGTATTTTTTCTTTCCTTTGCGACATACATGCTTATTCCCCATTGCTTGCTGAATATGGTCAATTAAGGATCAGCCCCGACAGACTGGTTGAGAGTGAACAAGATTTTGTTCATAAAGTCAATAAATACCTTTCTGATAATGATAAAAATAAGTCATACCAAGAAATTTATCTTTTAAGAAATCAACAAAAAATAGGTTTTAATGGCTATTTCCCAGACTTCATTCTTTGGGTTATTGACAGAAACAATATTACGCATTTTGTCTTTATCGACCCCAAGGGAGTTAGCAGGCTAAATGTTGATTCAGTTTGGGAAAAAATGCTGTTCTCTATGGAAATTAAAAAAGTAGAAAAGTCTATTAGAAAAGAGTATCCTAATCTGCGCCTTCACTCGTTTATATGTGCAACGAAAAGTATTGATGAGTTGTCACAGGATAAGGTTTTGAGTAGTTTCATTGGTGGAAAAATTACTACAAAATTTACTGGCGACACAAAGCAGTTGTCTTCACAACAATTAGCTACGGCACTTACACTTTTAAATGTTTTGTCCATTCAGGATCATGATCTTATTGAAACCATAGTGACAACAGTGTGCAAAACAGAGATAGACGACTCCCTGAAGGGTTTTTTTGAGGTTATATTTCCAAATCAAAAAACAAAGCTTAACGAGTATTGGAATGACAAAAAACGAAGACTTAAAGATTGTAGTAATATTACAGGTCGATTGCAATCAGATGCCTTTTATACATATAAATATATTTTAAAAGATGAAGAGGCAAGTCGTAAGCTGTGTAAACAATTTGCGACTGGAGTGTGGAAAGATGCTATCTTAGATGCTGGATTTGAACTTCTAAACATTTCTTTTGCTGGCATGTTAAGACCTGGCTTAACACTATCAAAGCAGGCATTAGGTTTTGTTCAATCAAAAATTTCTAACTAA
- a CDS encoding DNA methyltransferase — MNTQTQFIDLLKTIFQFNKNKIDLDFGVYKIFKYKENEIVDFIEKKLPAFIEEAVKDVGEYDIYRDVLNFFGRYYDQGDFYPTPVFSKNKHHIFRHNGEEIIFSWANKDQYYIKSVNSFQEYKIVDISVKNRKKAFKNVTNIKFLIDEIEEEKGTTKSGRAFVLSENKKPQVSDDGNSFLIYFDYKKSKTPVTLEALKKIFESEKIEIENLEFHFKKFNSLHKSDFFIHKNLDSFLTMELDYYIKTVVLDLDKLEVENDLLIKRAIAIKKIGAFIIEFLASMENLQKLLWEKKKFAYDVNYIITLDKIHLPLLRKIISHEKFNKQVEEWKSLGLIEKFPKNSFIDSKTKEIKEEYKYLPLDTAIFEDQDLTYSVLEHIEYLDDTIDSILVNSDNFHGINFLIEKFKKLIKCVYIDPPYNTETDRSNGTFPYKDGYPDSTWLSLLGSRIEASLPLLSDNAVIFSSIDDNEVDNLLKLYKSLGFDFVKLLPTIMNLKGNNDEYGFSGAHEYTICSIKNGKVDGAILELNVTEDDIIKWETDERGFFKKGATLKSSGENAPRTKRQNLYYPILFNKKTNKVESILFEEYGKIYNKENNTFNDNYIEELRTKYQKKDYVFLLPLDEKGSKLTWRWSFEKIQKESYDVIPVKTKTGVTLYKKQRPELKDFPTKKAKSFLYKPSYSSGNGTAELKELFNSKPFKSPKPLALVEDLISLGSTPESGYILDYFLGSGTTIHAAINQKRLKQDFKVIGIENGEYFDSLIIKRTKKAIYSDSWEEGKAQKPNGISQIVKYFKLEQYEDALENTVFNSSDYSAIKAFKDGLEPFKEYMTEHYQKSYLSLYEHFGKSHSQSLMMKIEDELLNKPFDFKLKIYEDGTIKEKTMDLVETFNALIGINVMSIKMRQYEGKRYVFVDSPDILVIWREFDNLKEVMQTEYKNKEMEFMKQEVDMNDKTIYMNGVCQTHSRIEFDAKETLFALREKLID; from the coding sequence ATGAACACACAAACACAATTTATAGACTTGCTAAAAACAATATTTCAATTCAATAAAAATAAAATTGATCTTGATTTCGGAGTCTATAAAATTTTCAAATATAAAGAAAACGAGATTGTAGACTTTATTGAGAAGAAGCTTCCTGCTTTTATTGAGGAGGCAGTCAAAGATGTTGGTGAATATGATATTTATCGAGATGTTTTGAATTTCTTTGGCAGATATTACGATCAAGGGGATTTTTACCCCACTCCGGTATTTTCCAAAAACAAGCATCATATCTTTAGGCACAATGGAGAAGAGATTATTTTCTCATGGGCAAACAAGGATCAATATTATATTAAAAGCGTGAATAGCTTTCAAGAGTATAAGATAGTTGATATCAGTGTAAAAAACAGGAAAAAAGCATTTAAAAATGTCACTAATATTAAATTTCTTATTGACGAAATAGAGGAAGAGAAAGGTACTACAAAATCTGGAAGAGCATTTGTGTTGAGTGAAAACAAAAAGCCACAAGTTTCAGATGATGGAAATAGTTTTTTAATTTACTTTGACTATAAAAAAAGCAAAACCCCTGTAACCCTTGAGGCATTGAAGAAAATTTTTGAATCAGAAAAAATAGAAATTGAAAACCTTGAGTTTCATTTCAAAAAATTCAATAGTCTCCACAAGTCAGATTTTTTTATTCATAAAAATCTTGATTCTTTTCTAACAATGGAGCTTGATTATTATATTAAGACTGTTGTTCTGGATTTGGATAAGCTTGAAGTTGAAAATGATTTGCTGATAAAAAGAGCTATTGCCATTAAAAAGATTGGAGCTTTTATTATTGAATTTTTAGCATCAATGGAAAACTTACAAAAACTTTTGTGGGAGAAGAAAAAGTTTGCATATGATGTGAACTATATTATCACACTTGATAAGATACATCTACCTTTGTTGAGAAAGATTATATCGCATGAGAAATTCAATAAGCAGGTAGAAGAATGGAAGAGTCTTGGCTTAATTGAAAAGTTTCCTAAAAATTCATTCATAGACTCAAAAACAAAAGAGATCAAGGAGGAATATAAGTATTTGCCCTTAGATACTGCCATATTTGAAGATCAAGATTTGACTTATAGTGTGCTTGAACATATTGAGTATCTGGATGATACTATTGACAGTATTCTTGTTAACAGTGATAATTTTCATGGTATAAACTTTTTAATTGAAAAATTTAAAAAACTGATAAAATGTGTATATATCGATCCCCCATACAATACAGAAACCGATAGATCGAATGGGACTTTCCCCTATAAGGATGGGTATCCAGACAGCACTTGGTTATCGCTACTTGGTAGTCGCATAGAGGCATCTTTACCATTATTAAGCGATAATGCAGTGATCTTTTCAAGTATTGATGATAATGAGGTTGATAATTTGTTAAAGCTGTATAAGTCGCTTGGCTTTGATTTTGTTAAATTGCTACCAACGATAATGAATTTAAAAGGAAATAATGACGAATATGGTTTTTCTGGAGCACACGAATATACAATTTGTAGTATAAAAAATGGTAAAGTTGATGGTGCCATTTTAGAATTAAATGTAACTGAGGACGATATTATAAAGTGGGAGACTGATGAAAGAGGCTTTTTTAAAAAGGGGGCAACTTTAAAATCATCAGGAGAAAACGCACCAAGAACAAAGAGGCAAAATTTATATTATCCTATCTTATTTAATAAAAAGACAAACAAAGTAGAAAGTATCCTTTTTGAAGAATATGGCAAAATATATAATAAGGAAAACAATACTTTTAACGATAATTATATTGAAGAGTTAAGGACAAAGTATCAAAAAAAAGACTATGTCTTTTTATTACCTCTTGACGAAAAAGGTTCAAAGTTAACATGGAGGTGGTCGTTTGAAAAAATACAAAAGGAATCTTATGATGTAATTCCTGTCAAAACAAAAACAGGTGTTACTCTTTATAAAAAGCAGCGACCTGAACTAAAAGATTTTCCGACAAAAAAAGCAAAATCCTTCCTATATAAGCCCTCATATAGTAGTGGAAATGGAACCGCGGAACTTAAAGAATTGTTTAACTCAAAACCATTTAAGTCTCCAAAGCCATTAGCTTTGGTAGAAGATTTGATTTCATTGGGTTCCACCCCAGAGAGTGGATATATACTTGATTATTTTTTGGGAAGTGGAACAACAATACATGCAGCAATAAATCAAAAAAGGCTAAAGCAAGATTTTAAAGTTATTGGAATCGAAAATGGTGAATATTTTGATAGTTTAATTATAAAGAGAACAAAAAAGGCTATTTATTCAGATAGCTGGGAAGAAGGTAAAGCCCAAAAACCTAACGGAATAAGCCAAATAGTAAAATACTTCAAACTTGAACAATATGAAGATGCATTAGAGAATACCGTTTTCAATAGTAGTGACTATAGTGCTATTAAGGCATTTAAAGATGGTCTTGAACCCTTTAAGGAATACATGACTGAACACTACCAAAAAAGCTATCTTTCTCTGTATGAACACTTCGGAAAAAGCCACTCCCAATCACTTATGATGAAGATTGAAGATGAGCTATTGAATAAACCATTTGACTTCAAATTGAAAATATATGAAGATGGAACCATAAAAGAAAAAACAATGGATTTGGTTGAAACATTTAATGCTCTAATTGGCATTAATGTGATGTCTATCAAAATGAGACAATATGAAGGAAAAAGGTATGTTTTTGTTGATAGTCCAGACATTTTAGTGATATGGAGAGAGTTTGACAATCTGAAGGAAGTGATGCAGACAGAATACAAAAATAAAGAAATGGAGTTCATGAAACAAGAAGTTGATATGAATGATAAAACGATTTATATGAATGGAGTATGTCAAACACATTCTCGTATTGAATTTGATGCAAAAGAAACGCTCTTCGCTCTTCGCGAAAAGCTAATTGACTAA
- a CDS encoding LexA family transcriptional regulator translates to MNTIEDIIDRLIDILEKERGEKVYVKDVAKALKMSSSQLSNFKSRKSIPYDKITEYCARNRININWVLFGQSVEMLNSEVESVYRVKLIEGVHSSAGGGAFNDEDVEFSYLTIDPIYKDLLGINNIDEIEAIRVIGDSMEDTLHEGAIILVNRKKTELSNGGIFVINTPGGVFVKRVAINPTGGVDLISDNKSYETQTIPFEDVTVVGRVIGALEKI, encoded by the coding sequence ATGAATACCATAGAAGACATTATTGACAGGCTGATAGATATTCTTGAAAAAGAGCGGGGAGAAAAGGTCTATGTTAAAGACGTAGCCAAAGCCCTCAAAATGTCTTCTTCCCAACTCTCCAACTTTAAAAGCAGAAAATCCATTCCCTATGATAAAATTACAGAATACTGTGCGAGAAACCGTATCAACATCAACTGGGTACTCTTCGGGCAATCCGTAGAAATGCTCAATTCCGAGGTGGAAAGTGTCTATAGGGTCAAGTTGATAGAGGGGGTGCATTCCTCTGCCGGAGGCGGAGCGTTTAATGATGAAGACGTTGAGTTCTCATATCTTACGATAGACCCGATCTACAAAGACCTTCTCGGCATTAACAATATTGATGAGATAGAGGCAATCAGGGTTATAGGCGACTCAATGGAGGACACGCTGCATGAGGGGGCAATCATCCTTGTAAATCGCAAAAAGACCGAGCTCTCCAACGGCGGCATATTCGTCATCAATACCCCCGGAGGAGTGTTCGTTAAGCGCGTTGCCATTAATCCCACCGGAGGGGTTGATCTGATCTCCGACAACAAGAGTTATGAAACGCAGACTATTCCTTTTGAGGATGTGACGGTGGTGGGCAGAGTTATTGGGGCTTTGGAAAAGATATGA
- a CDS encoding site-specific integrase, translated as MTYNARFEKLLPTINISDEFLIIEDAYTTLGEDWLAYVKHTLSLAFKKDTKFKTIRDAVKKPQSLLSLSDKAKNLLGMGEDFCVIDIDIDRNNQIKVTPIMGYDELIKIYFSSEKQKVHGMGVKAIIDRFFGYQWGKKKLLYPIKKVPEGYQRPDNWNEMIMETELSVKLTTWFTQQLKGKAKANYYHRRQALNRVLSATTWYTLSQISDRELTLLRDAIVGNEHQSDGRRTNEFDILIINDLRYMLIDSGRDDITPPRDIAREKRSDYFGEGSSLDERFEWVDTERFPNLTEIKEKAYDYIHRLKIEGAAAGTINGKATAVNNFFRFLMDVYPFEKIDIDRIDESFEPGSSKSLLGYLEEVRSSRESAITELYKIIQFLVHCELYSAKSRKNTPQQRKKAKREPYRDAMPKEMVAHIVEILKNRPPNSTTRWNRYKADSSWWEHDVYPVYPMMMLFGYYIPIRGEQVRNLCRENSFVFDSYGKIERFVINTDKNVNKRYLHEVPCVWDDLQAFVPFLKWHKEYFPHLSKVKYHNDDNSPWEDIVPLMITPQVLRPMSKKTHMDYHKRVLCQYQIEVMEKAKKEGHSNYPVVAWRKDKKPFFKSVEELNRASSTAMDNIGISYDIHSLRVTGATRYLEAGVGIKTVMDLTGHASAETLIRIYVQLTREEKEQTLRSAAERIFFGKKEDLIENTDQLIRGEFVSAYNKGKDEIKHSLEENKLFSLYRKASATKTAKELYPGVEIALEKHPTTWRPMIHGICPAVKCPEGRENKCSLCPYLITGKLFIDGVVHQLNNLFAAFQRESVVIEEEKNKGYENHAKIEAQETRLEEILGYQEILDRIKHDMEQECEESSLVQGKDLARGHRKSLIVAEKIPTELAYLKNAYDAQLLGVEKDHFGMKILTIKAMKVAVEMGDKDAFDSIGRDESKAIDLLMSYYTNGIEHKEDIGNFISSIGILPQKTEKSP; from the coding sequence ATGACATACAACGCAAGATTCGAGAAACTGCTCCCGACAATTAACATCAGTGACGAGTTTCTGATTATAGAAGATGCCTATACGACACTGGGAGAAGATTGGCTCGCCTATGTGAAACATACACTCAGCCTTGCCTTCAAAAAGGATACGAAGTTCAAAACGATTCGAGACGCAGTGAAAAAGCCGCAATCACTTCTATCTCTCAGCGACAAAGCCAAAAATCTTCTCGGCATGGGAGAAGATTTTTGCGTGATCGATATCGATATCGACAGAAACAATCAAATAAAAGTCACACCGATCATGGGCTATGATGAGCTGATCAAGATTTATTTTTCATCTGAAAAACAGAAAGTTCACGGCATGGGAGTTAAAGCGATCATCGATAGATTCTTTGGCTACCAGTGGGGAAAGAAGAAACTTCTTTATCCGATCAAGAAGGTGCCGGAAGGTTATCAAAGACCGGATAACTGGAATGAGATGATCATGGAAACGGAATTGTCGGTAAAGTTGACTACATGGTTCACACAGCAACTCAAGGGGAAAGCAAAAGCAAACTATTACCATAGAAGGCAGGCATTAAACCGGGTATTGTCTGCAACAACGTGGTACACGCTCTCTCAAATCAGCGACAGAGAACTCACGCTTCTTAGAGATGCGATCGTGGGGAATGAACACCAAAGCGACGGAAGAAGAACAAACGAGTTTGACATATTGATCATCAATGATTTGCGGTATATGCTGATAGACAGCGGAAGAGACGATATTACGCCTCCCAGAGATATTGCAAGAGAAAAACGATCCGATTATTTCGGTGAGGGGTCTTCCCTTGACGAGCGTTTTGAGTGGGTTGATACGGAACGGTTTCCAAACCTGACAGAGATCAAAGAAAAGGCGTATGACTATATCCACAGACTGAAGATCGAAGGTGCGGCGGCAGGAACGATCAACGGAAAGGCAACGGCAGTCAACAACTTCTTTAGGTTTCTGATGGATGTTTATCCGTTTGAGAAGATCGATATAGACAGGATCGATGAGTCTTTCGAGCCGGGCAGCTCAAAAAGCCTTCTTGGATACCTTGAGGAAGTTAGGTCAAGCAGGGAAAGCGCTATTACAGAACTGTATAAGATCATACAGTTTTTGGTGCATTGTGAACTCTACTCGGCAAAATCCCGAAAAAACACACCACAGCAGAGAAAAAAAGCCAAGCGAGAACCATATAGGGATGCTATGCCCAAAGAGATGGTGGCGCACATTGTTGAAATTCTCAAAAACAGACCTCCCAACAGCACCACAAGATGGAATCGATACAAAGCCGACAGTTCATGGTGGGAGCATGATGTCTATCCCGTCTATCCGATGATGATGCTCTTTGGATACTATATCCCGATCAGAGGGGAGCAAGTAAGAAACCTGTGCAGAGAGAACTCCTTTGTTTTTGATTCATATGGAAAGATCGAAAGATTTGTCATCAATACGGACAAAAACGTGAACAAGAGATATCTGCATGAAGTTCCGTGCGTATGGGATGACTTGCAGGCATTCGTTCCTTTTCTCAAGTGGCACAAGGAATACTTTCCTCATTTGTCGAAAGTCAAATATCACAATGACGACAACTCTCCGTGGGAAGATATCGTGCCGCTTATGATCACACCGCAGGTACTTCGCCCTATGAGCAAAAAAACTCACATGGATTATCATAAACGCGTACTGTGCCAGTATCAGATTGAAGTTATGGAAAAGGCAAAAAAGGAAGGTCACAGCAACTATCCTGTGGTTGCATGGAGAAAAGACAAAAAACCGTTTTTTAAAAGTGTTGAAGAGCTCAACAGGGCATCAAGTACGGCAATGGATAACATCGGGATCAGCTATGATATCCACTCTTTAAGGGTTACGGGTGCAACACGGTACTTGGAGGCTGGTGTCGGAATCAAGACCGTAATGGATCTTACCGGACATGCCAGTGCAGAAACACTGATACGTATTTATGTGCAGCTTACCAGAGAAGAGAAGGAACAGACACTCCGTTCCGCGGCAGAGAGAATATTCTTCGGCAAAAAGGAGGACTTGATAGAAAATACCGATCAGCTCATACGGGGCGAGTTTGTCAGCGCCTATAACAAAGGAAAGGATGAGATCAAGCATTCGCTTGAAGAGAATAAACTCTTTTCACTTTACCGGAAAGCTTCGGCAACAAAAACGGCAAAAGAACTCTATCCGGGTGTGGAGATTGCGCTGGAGAAGCATCCGACCACTTGGAGACCGATGATACACGGTATATGCCCTGCCGTCAAATGTCCCGAAGGAAGAGAGAACAAATGCTCATTGTGTCCTTATCTAATCACAGGGAAGCTCTTTATAGACGGGGTTGTGCATCAGCTCAACAATCTGTTTGCAGCCTTTCAGAGAGAATCGGTTGTTATTGAAGAAGAGAAGAACAAAGGATATGAAAATCATGCAAAGATCGAAGCGCAGGAGACACGCCTTGAAGAGATACTTGGCTATCAGGAGATACTTGACAGAATCAAGCATGACATGGAGCAGGAGTGTGAAGAAAGCAGCTTGGTTCAAGGCAAGGATCTCGCAAGGGGGCACCGAAAGTCATTGATCGTTGCAGAGAAAATACCTACGGAACTTGCGTATCTCAAGAATGCTTACGATGCACAGTTATTGGGGGTGGAGAAAGATCACTTCGGTATGAAGATATTGACAATCAAGGCGATGAAAGTGGCAGTTGAAATGGGCGACAAGGATGCTTTCGACTCTATAGGGAGGGATGAGTCAAAAGCGATTGATTTGTTGATGAGCTATTACACCAACGGAATAGAGCATAAAGAAGATATCGGAAATTTCATATCCTCTATTGGCATATTGCCACAAAAGACAGAAAAAAGTCCATAA